One window from the genome of Hyphomonas neptunium ATCC 15444 encodes:
- a CDS encoding peptidylprolyl isomerase, with product MVRVVFLAAAFAAISVFGAPVSPASAQEADRQTLEGIAAIVNDKPISYSDVRQRARLLLLTIGASQPTQEQVQQITGQALEQLIDEKLQLDRVSEFEVEVDPVEIDAAVQNMASEAGVTGEVLREQLTSSGVNPASLEEQMRAEIAWNRLMSGLYGNRIRISENQVDDQMSRLRTASQKTQYRIGEIFLYAPDEATKTEALTAAESIISQLQQGADFRVAAQRISSAPTAAAGGDMGWVTIEDIDPTIAEAVRNSSGNGLLEPIQTENGIYIILLGGKREPAEPVTRVDLKRLVAADGVEATLTEAIGRINSCDDVQSVANTNSGLRAQDIADINVDELGPEGRSLVLATDVGQPTEIFAVSSGLAVMYVCRRQDGAEALPSREDLKGSLKSRELNMISERELRNARRLATIIYR from the coding sequence ATGGTACGTGTGGTGTTCTTGGCAGCAGCTTTTGCCGCGATCAGCGTGTTCGGCGCGCCCGTTTCGCCCGCCAGCGCGCAGGAAGCGGACCGGCAAACGCTTGAGGGCATCGCCGCTATCGTTAATGACAAGCCGATCTCCTACTCGGACGTTCGCCAGCGCGCGCGCCTCCTCCTTCTGACGATTGGCGCGTCGCAGCCGACTCAGGAACAGGTTCAGCAGATCACCGGCCAGGCGCTTGAGCAGCTGATCGACGAAAAACTGCAGCTCGACCGCGTGTCCGAATTCGAGGTTGAGGTTGATCCTGTCGAAATTGACGCCGCGGTTCAGAATATGGCGAGCGAGGCGGGCGTGACCGGCGAGGTTCTCCGCGAGCAGCTGACCTCCTCGGGTGTAAACCCGGCCAGCCTTGAAGAGCAGATGCGCGCTGAAATCGCCTGGAACCGCCTGATGAGCGGGCTTTACGGAAACCGTATCCGCATTTCAGAGAATCAGGTCGACGATCAGATGTCGCGTCTGCGCACGGCATCTCAGAAGACCCAATACCGGATTGGCGAGATTTTCCTGTACGCTCCGGACGAAGCCACCAAAACCGAAGCGCTGACGGCCGCTGAGTCCATCATCAGCCAGCTTCAGCAGGGCGCCGACTTCCGCGTTGCCGCCCAACGTATCTCCTCTGCGCCGACAGCGGCCGCAGGCGGCGACATGGGCTGGGTTACGATCGAGGATATTGATCCGACCATCGCCGAGGCCGTGAGGAATAGCTCCGGCAATGGTCTGCTGGAGCCGATCCAGACCGAGAATGGCATTTACATCATCCTGCTCGGTGGCAAGCGCGAACCGGCGGAACCGGTTACCCGCGTGGATCTGAAGCGCCTCGTTGCCGCTGACGGCGTCGAAGCGACCCTCACCGAGGCAATCGGCCGTATCAACAGCTGCGATGACGTCCAGTCTGTTGCCAACACGAACTCCGGCCTGCGCGCGCAGGACATTGCAGACATCAATGTCGATGAACTCGGCCCCGAAGGCCGCAGCCTCGTCCTCGCGACCGATGTCGGCCAGCCGACTGAAATCTTCGCGGTCAGCTCTGGCCTTGCGGTCATGTATGTCTGCCGCCGTCAGGATGGCGCCGAAGCGCTGCCCTCGCGCGAAGACCTCAAAGGCTCCCTCAAGTCGCGGGAGTTGAACATGATCTCCGAGCGGGAACTGCGCAATGCTCGCCGCCTGGCGACCATCATCTACCGCTAG
- the pdxA gene encoding 4-hydroxythreonine-4-phosphate dehydrogenase PdxA, whose product MTSPSLLPLALTMGDPAGCGPQITAAAWHALKDNPASAFYVVGWPGLYCGAPTEVIASPGDAARVFSRALPVLARGDARPVTPGKPDPDTAAGIITSIETATAHALAGIAGAVVTNPIHKALLYGQGFRFPGHTEFIASLCATDGGAAPEPVMMLTGGGLRVALATIHMPYTAVPAALADGRLQRIARITAAALTRQFGIPAPRIAFTGLNPHAGEDGTIGREEVEIINPAAAELRNEGLDISDARPGDTVFAEALGGRFDAVIAMTHDQGLIPVKTLDMWGGVNTTLGLPIIRTSPDHGTAYDAAAAGTAKADSLIAAIHSAREQAANWARSPT is encoded by the coding sequence GTGACCTCGCCTTCCCTCCTTCCTCTGGCCCTAACCATGGGCGACCCTGCCGGATGCGGACCTCAGATCACGGCCGCTGCCTGGCACGCGCTCAAGGATAATCCCGCCAGCGCGTTCTATGTTGTTGGCTGGCCGGGACTTTACTGCGGCGCCCCCACTGAAGTGATCGCTTCACCGGGCGATGCGGCGCGCGTGTTCTCTCGCGCGCTGCCCGTGCTGGCGCGGGGCGATGCGCGCCCTGTGACACCGGGAAAACCTGATCCGGACACAGCGGCAGGCATTATCACGTCCATCGAAACGGCGACCGCCCATGCGCTGGCGGGCATCGCCGGCGCGGTTGTCACCAATCCCATTCACAAGGCGCTGCTCTACGGTCAGGGCTTTCGCTTTCCCGGCCATACGGAATTCATCGCCAGCCTTTGCGCGACAGATGGCGGCGCGGCGCCCGAACCTGTCATGATGCTGACCGGCGGCGGGCTCCGCGTGGCACTGGCAACAATCCACATGCCTTACACCGCTGTTCCCGCCGCGCTGGCTGATGGCCGCTTGCAGCGCATCGCCCGTATCACGGCGGCAGCGCTGACACGCCAGTTCGGCATTCCTGCCCCGCGCATTGCCTTCACCGGCCTCAACCCTCACGCAGGAGAGGACGGCACAATCGGACGCGAAGAGGTGGAGATCATCAACCCGGCCGCTGCCGAGCTGCGCAATGAGGGCCTCGACATCTCGGACGCCCGGCCAGGCGATACCGTTTTTGCCGAGGCGTTGGGTGGCCGTTTCGACGCCGTGATCGCCATGACCCATGATCAGGGCCTCATACCGGTCAAGACACTGGACATGTGGGGCGGCGTGAACACAACGCTGGGCCTGCCGATCATCCGCACGAGCCCGGACCATGGCACAGCCTATGACGCAGCCGCCGCCGGAACGGCCAAGGCCGATAGCCTGATCGCCGCCATTCATTCTGCGCGGGAACAAGCCGCCAATTGGGCGAGGAGCCCCACATGA
- the rsmA gene encoding 16S rRNA (adenine(1518)-N(6)/adenine(1519)-N(6))-dimethyltransferase RsmA translates to MNNDHDYGDDNGSHPALTDAPARKALGQHFLFDPSILKRAANAAGPLKGKTVIEVGPGPGGLTRAILNEEPALLIAVETDPRFSEALMSWPEAKNGRLQVIARDARKVHWEKVLQEAGAATPVMIIANLPYNVGTPLLIDWLKAGDWRGPMALMFQREVAERICAQPDTDAYGRLAVISQAVTRPRIAFTLPPGAFRPPPKVDSAVVEFEPLPPGERFEHLALLEQIAGAAFGQRRKMLRAALKPFAKKRGMKAEAWLEDCGIKPTARAETLTQAEFRKLATSLA, encoded by the coding sequence ATGAACAACGACCATGACTATGGCGACGACAACGGCAGTCACCCGGCGCTGACCGATGCCCCCGCCCGCAAGGCGCTGGGCCAGCACTTTCTGTTCGATCCCAGCATCCTGAAACGCGCCGCAAATGCTGCTGGCCCGCTCAAGGGCAAGACGGTCATCGAAGTCGGCCCCGGCCCTGGCGGTCTGACGCGCGCCATCCTGAACGAAGAACCGGCCCTGCTTATCGCGGTGGAGACCGACCCACGCTTTTCCGAAGCGCTGATGAGTTGGCCGGAGGCTAAAAACGGCCGCCTGCAGGTGATCGCCAGAGATGCCCGCAAGGTGCATTGGGAGAAGGTGTTGCAGGAAGCGGGCGCCGCAACGCCCGTGATGATCATTGCCAACCTTCCCTACAATGTCGGCACGCCGCTGCTCATCGACTGGCTGAAAGCCGGTGACTGGCGCGGCCCCATGGCGCTGATGTTCCAGCGGGAAGTGGCCGAGCGGATCTGCGCGCAGCCCGATACCGATGCCTATGGCCGCCTGGCTGTCATCTCGCAGGCAGTGACACGTCCCCGTATTGCCTTCACTCTGCCGCCAGGCGCGTTCCGGCCGCCGCCGAAGGTTGATAGCGCTGTCGTCGAGTTTGAACCACTGCCGCCGGGCGAGCGCTTCGAGCACCTTGCGCTGCTGGAACAGATTGCCGGCGCCGCCTTTGGCCAGCGCCGCAAGATGCTGCGCGCCGCGTTGAAACCCTTCGCGAAAAAGCGCGGGATGAAAGCCGAAGCCTGGCTGGAAGATTGCGGCATCAAGCCGACCGCGCGCGCCGAAACGCTTACACAGGCGGAATTCCGCAAACTGGCAACAAGCCTGGCTTAA